The sequence GTCAGGAAGCCCTTGGGGTCAGCCATGGGTCGCCGCCTCCATCATCTTCTCGGTGGTCTCCTGCTCGGAGAGACCGGCGAGCTCAGCGGCGTCCTTGGCGGCGAGCACTGCCTTGTAGGTGGACGGGATGATCTTGCTGAAGCGGGAGACACCGCCGTCGGCGCTGTCCCACTCGGCGAGCAGCTTCTCGGCGACCGTGGAGCCGGTCTCCTCCTGGTGGCGGCGCACCACGTCGTGCAGCCACTGCCTGTCGGTGCCGGTCAGCTCCTCGATCGCGCCGAGGTTGCCGATGTTGACGTTGTCCCGGTTCAGATCGATGACGTACGCGACACCGCCCGACATACCGGCGGCGAAGTTGCGCCCGGTCTCGCCGAGGACGACGGCGTGACCGCCGGTCATGTACTCGCAGCCGTGGTCGCCCACGCCTTCGGAGACGACCGTGGCGCCGGAGTTGCGGACGCAGAAGCGCTCACCGGTCCGGCCGCGCAGGAACAGTTCGCCGCCGGTCGCACCGTAGGCGATGGTGTTGCCCGCGATGGTGGAGTACTCGGCGAGGTGGTCGGCGCCGCGGTCCGGGCGGACGACGACGCGGCCGCCGGAGAGGCCCTTGCCGACGTAGTCGTTGGCGTCGCCCTCCAGGCGCAGCGTCACACCGCTCGGCACGAAGGCGCCGAAGGACTGGCCCGCGGAGCCGGTGAAGGTGATGTCGATGGTGTTCTCGGGCAGGCCCGCACCGCCGAACTTCTTGGTGACCTCGTGGCCGAGCATGGTGCCGACGGTCCGGTTGATGTTGCGGATCGCGACCTGGGCCCGGACGGGCTGGGCGCTCTCGGCGGTGTCCGCGCCGAGCGCGTCGGCGGCGAGCTTGATCAGCTCGTTGTCGAGTGCCTTGGCCAGGCCGTGGTCCTGCTCGATGACCCGGTGGCGGACGGCGCCGTCGGGCAGCTCGGGGACGTGGAAGAGCGGGGCCAGGTCCAGGCCCTGGGCCTTCCAGTGGGTGACGGCCCGGTCGGTGTCCAGCAGCTCGGCGTGGCCGACGGCCTCCTCGACGGTCCGGAAGCCGAGCTCGGCGAGGATCTCACGGACCTCTTCGGCGATGAACTCGAAGAAGTTCACGATGTACTCGGCCTTGCCGGAGAAGCGGTCGCGCAGGACCGGGTTCTGGGTGGCGATGCCGACCGGGCAGGTGTCGAGGTGGCAGACGCGCATCATGACGCAGCCGGAGACGACGAGCGGCGCGGTCGCGAAACCGAACTCCTCGGCGCCCAGCAGTGCGGCGATGACGACGTCGCGGCCGGTCTTGAGCTGGCCGTCGGTCTGGACGACGATGCGGTCGCGCAGTCCGTTGAGCAGCAGGGTCTGCTGGGTCTCGGCGAGGCCCAGCTCCCAGGGGCCGCCCGCGTGCTTGAGGCTCGTCAGCGGGGAGGCGCCGGTTCCGCCGTCGTGGCCGGAGATGAGGACGACGTCCGCGTGTGCCTTGGAGACACCCGCGGCGACCGTGCCGACGCCGACCTCGGAGACCAGCTTCACATGGATGCGGGCCGCCGGGTTGGCGTTCTTGAGGTCGTGGATCAGCTGGGCCAGGTCCTCGATGGAGTAGATGTCGTGGTGCGGCGGCGGGGAGATCAGGCCGACGCCCGGGGTGGAGTGCCGGGTCTTGGCGACCCACGGGTAGACCTTGTGGCCGGGCAGCTGGCCGCCCTCGCCGGGCTTGGCACCCTGCGCCATCTTGATCTGGATGTCGTCCGCGTTGACCAGGTATTCGCTGGTCACACCGAAGCGGCCGGAGGCGACCTGCTTGATGGACGAGCGGCGCGCCGGGTCGTAGAGACGGTCGGCGTCCTCGCCGCCCTCACCGGTGTTGGACTTGCCGCCCAGCTGGTTCATGGCGATGGCGAGGGTCTCGTGCGCCTCGCGGGAGATCGAGCCGTAGGACATGGCGCCGGTGGAGAAGCGCTTGACGATGTCGGCGACGGACTCGACCTCGTCGATGGCGACGGGCTCGCGGTCCGAGGTGAAGCCGAACAGGCCGCGGAGCGTCATGAGGCGCTCGGACTGCTCGTTCACCCGGCCCGTGTACTTCTTGAAGATGTCGTAGCGCCGGTTGCGGGTGGCGTGCTGGAGGCGGAAGACCGTCTCCGGGTCGAACAGGTGTGGTTCGCCCTCGCGGCGCCACTGGTACTCGCCGCCGATCTCCAGGGCGCGGTGCGAGGCCGCGATGCCGGAGGCGGGGTACGCCTTGGTGTGCCGGGCGGCGACCTCCTTGGCGATGACGTCGAGTCCGGCGCCGCCGATCTTGGTGGCGGTGCCGTTGAAGTACGTCGCGACGAAGGACTCGTCCAGGCCGACGGCCTCGAAGACCTGGGCGCCGCGGTAGGAGGCGACGGTGGAGATGCCCATCTTGGACATGACCTTCAGGACGCCCTTGCCGAGCGCGTAGATCAGGTTGCGGATGGCCTGTTCGGCCTCGATGCCGTCGATGAACGTGCCGGCGCGGACCAGGTCCTCGACGGACTCCATCGCCAGGTACGGGTTGACCGCGGCGGCGCCGTAGCCGATCAGCAGCGCGACGTGGTGGACCTCGCGGACGTCTCCGGCCTCGACCAGCAGACCCACCTGGGTGCGCTGCTTGGTACGGATGAGGTGGTGGTGGACGGCCGAGGTGAGCAGCAGCGAGGGGATCGGCGCGTGCTCGGCGTCGGAGTGCCGGTCGGACAGGACGACCAAGCGGGCGCCGTCCTCTATGGCGGCGTCGACCTCCGTGCAGATCTCCTCGATCCGGGCGGCCAGCGCGTCGCCGCCGCCGCCGACCCGGTAGAGGCCGGAGAGCGTGGCTGCCTTCATGCCCGGCATGTCGCCGTCGGCGTTGATGTGGACGAGCTTGGCCAGCTCGTCGTTGTCGATCACCGGGAAGGGCAGCGTGACGCTGCGGCAGGTCGCGGCGGTCGGCTCCAGGATGTTGCCCTGGGGGCCGAGGGAGGAGAGCAGCGAGGTGACGAGCTCCTCGCGGATGGCGTCCAGCGGCGGGTTGGTGACCTGGGCGAAGAGCTGGGTGAAGTAGTCGAAGAGCAGCCGGGGGCGCTCGGAGAGCGCGGCGATCGGCGAGTCCGTGCCCATGGAGCCCAGGGGCTCGCCCGCGGTGCGGGCCATCGGCGCGAGGATGACGCGGAGCTCTTCCTCGGTGTAGCCGAAGGTCTGCTGGCGGCGGGTGACCGAGGCGTGGGTGTGGACGATGTGCTCGCGCTCGGGGAGGTCGCCGAGCTCGATCTCGCCGGTCTCCAGCCACTCCTGGTAGGGCTGCTCGGCGGCGAGGGACGCCTTGATCTCGTCGTCCTCGATGATGCGGCCCTCGGCCGTGTCGACGAGGAACATCTTGCCGGGCTGGAGGCGGCCCTTGCGGACGACCTTGGCGGGGTCGATGTCCAGGACGCCGACCTCGGAGGAGAGGACGACGAGGCCGTCGTCGGTGACCCAGTAGCGGCCGGGGCGCAGACC is a genomic window of Streptomyces sp. NBC_01237 containing:
- the gltB gene encoding glutamate synthase large subunit, with the protein product MRTHAWSPMDGRPAQQGMYDPRNEHDACGVGFVATLTGVASHELVEQALTVLRNLEHRGATGSEPDSGDGAGILLQVPDAFLREEAAFGLPDAGAYAVGIAFLPADDSTEAVDEIEKIAGEEGLTVLGWRQVPVAPDLLGNGARATMPEFRQIFVADSDGTATGIVLDRKAFALRKRAEREAGVYFPSLSARTIVYKGMLTTGQLEPFFPDLSDRRFATTVALVHSRFSTNTFPSWPLAHPYRFVAHNGEINTVKGNRNWMKARESQLASSLFGPAQLDRIFPVCTPDASDSASFDEVLELLHLGGRSLPHSVLMMVPEAWENHDSMDPARRAFYQYHATMMEPWDGPACVTFTDGTQVGAVLDRNGLRPGRYWVTDDGLVVLSSEVGVLDIDPAKVVRKGRLQPGKMFLVDTAEGRIIEDDEIKASLAAEQPYQEWLETGEIELGDLPEREHIVHTHASVTRRQQTFGYTEEELRVILAPMARTAGEPLGSMGTDSPIAALSERPRLLFDYFTQLFAQVTNPPLDAIREELVTSLLSSLGPQGNILEPTAATCRSVTLPFPVIDNDELAKLVHINADGDMPGMKAATLSGLYRVGGGGDALAARIEEICTEVDAAIEDGARLVVLSDRHSDAEHAPIPSLLLTSAVHHHLIRTKQRTQVGLLVEAGDVREVHHVALLIGYGAAAVNPYLAMESVEDLVRAGTFIDGIEAEQAIRNLIYALGKGVLKVMSKMGISTVASYRGAQVFEAVGLDESFVATYFNGTATKIGGAGLDVIAKEVAARHTKAYPASGIAASHRALEIGGEYQWRREGEPHLFDPETVFRLQHATRNRRYDIFKKYTGRVNEQSERLMTLRGLFGFTSDREPVAIDEVESVADIVKRFSTGAMSYGSISREAHETLAIAMNQLGGKSNTGEGGEDADRLYDPARRSSIKQVASGRFGVTSEYLVNADDIQIKMAQGAKPGEGGQLPGHKVYPWVAKTRHSTPGVGLISPPPHHDIYSIEDLAQLIHDLKNANPAARIHVKLVSEVGVGTVAAGVSKAHADVVLISGHDGGTGASPLTSLKHAGGPWELGLAETQQTLLLNGLRDRIVVQTDGQLKTGRDVVIAALLGAEEFGFATAPLVVSGCVMMRVCHLDTCPVGIATQNPVLRDRFSGKAEYIVNFFEFIAEEVREILAELGFRTVEEAVGHAELLDTDRAVTHWKAQGLDLAPLFHVPELPDGAVRHRVIEQDHGLAKALDNELIKLAADALGADTAESAQPVRAQVAIRNINRTVGTMLGHEVTKKFGGAGLPENTIDITFTGSAGQSFGAFVPSGVTLRLEGDANDYVGKGLSGGRVVVRPDRGADHLAEYSTIAGNTIAYGATGGELFLRGRTGERFCVRNSGATVVSEGVGDHGCEYMTGGHAVVLGETGRNFAAGMSGGVAYVIDLNRDNVNIGNLGAIEELTGTDRQWLHDVVRRHQEETGSTVAEKLLAEWDSADGGVSRFSKIIPSTYKAVLAAKDAAELAGLSEQETTEKMMEAATHG